A genome region from Acidobacteriota bacterium includes the following:
- a CDS encoding aldehyde ferredoxin oxidoreductase family protein: MADGTCGYGGRILRVDVTSRRFEIERLDPRWIKDVIGGRAANTKRLAEDLDPASDPMGPDNVLIFGIGPLTGTLLPASAYYTVTARSPLTGILGDSAAGGHFGPELKLTGFDQIVITGCADALSYLLVTEDGVKFVPCPELAGRNVVETTAAIRQAHGDWDIQVAAIGVAGENRVRFAALVSSGNRVNGRAGMGAVMGSKNIKAIAVRGTRPVRLHDPLRFLDEVRKVHRAILDHPEYEKRRRLGTTMLMQDLNRVGILPTRHFQEGLCSYVNEVSGETLASTFKVKNKSCYNCHVHCSRYYVCEGVEAEGPEFETLCGFTSRIGSRSLPFALEMNRTLNQYGMDSLAVCEIVGWLMECQEKGLVTPDDVDGMRISWGDCDVVRRLVELIAHRRGIGDALAEGATRFSRRFSEAAQKLVMQVKGLDIICGDPRGIKAYGLTYAVASRGADHLRAEPYFELTERWEVARQRFGTEKAADRLAEEGKAALVTYSEKIALLTDSLTMCKNVGLCMDVINLESASSLLAAATGVRYTPDRLEAHFGEAVERDLRLNRRFGVTKADDTLPDRFLSEPLTEGPTRGSVVDLPRMLDEYYRLHEP, encoded by the coding sequence GTGGCTGACGGTACGTGCGGCTACGGGGGCCGGATCCTCCGCGTGGACGTGACCTCGCGCCGGTTCGAGATCGAACGTCTGGATCCGCGGTGGATCAAAGACGTCATCGGCGGGCGCGCCGCCAACACGAAGCGGCTTGCCGAAGATCTCGATCCGGCGTCCGATCCGATGGGCCCCGACAATGTCCTCATCTTCGGGATCGGCCCGCTCACGGGCACGCTGCTGCCGGCGTCGGCGTACTACACGGTCACGGCGCGGTCGCCTCTGACCGGGATCCTGGGCGACTCGGCCGCGGGCGGCCACTTCGGCCCTGAACTCAAGTTGACGGGTTTCGATCAGATCGTCATCACCGGGTGCGCCGATGCCCTGTCGTACCTGCTCGTCACCGAAGACGGCGTGAAGTTCGTCCCGTGCCCCGAACTGGCCGGCCGCAACGTCGTCGAGACGACGGCCGCCATCCGTCAGGCCCATGGCGACTGGGACATCCAGGTGGCGGCGATCGGCGTCGCCGGAGAGAACCGCGTACGCTTCGCCGCGCTCGTATCGAGCGGCAATCGCGTGAACGGCCGCGCCGGGATGGGCGCGGTGATGGGGTCGAAGAACATCAAGGCGATCGCGGTGCGCGGCACGCGCCCTGTGCGTCTCCACGACCCGCTCCGGTTCCTCGACGAGGTGCGCAAGGTCCACCGCGCGATCCTCGATCATCCTGAGTACGAGAAGCGCCGGCGTCTCGGGACGACGATGCTGATGCAGGATCTCAACCGCGTCGGGATCTTGCCGACGCGGCATTTTCAAGAGGGCCTTTGCTCGTACGTCAACGAGGTGTCGGGCGAGACGCTGGCATCCACCTTCAAGGTCAAGAACAAGAGCTGCTACAACTGTCACGTCCATTGCTCGCGGTACTACGTCTGCGAGGGGGTCGAGGCCGAAGGGCCGGAGTTCGAGACGCTGTGCGGCTTCACGTCGCGCATCGGCAGCCGCAGCCTGCCGTTCGCGTTGGAGATGAACCGGACCCTGAACCAGTACGGGATGGATTCGCTGGCCGTGTGTGAAATCGTCGGCTGGCTGATGGAGTGCCAGGAGAAGGGCCTGGTGACGCCAGACGACGTGGACGGCATGCGGATCTCGTGGGGCGATTGCGACGTGGTGCGCCGGCTGGTTGAGCTGATCGCGCACCGGCGCGGGATCGGCGACGCGCTGGCTGAGGGCGCGACGCGATTCTCCAGGCGCTTCTCCGAAGCCGCGCAGAAACTGGTGATGCAGGTCAAGGGCCTGGACATCATCTGCGGCGATCCCCGGGGCATCAAGGCCTACGGCCTGACCTATGCGGTGGCGTCGCGGGGCGCCGACCACCTGCGGGCCGAGCCGTATTTCGAGCTGACGGAGCGATGGGAGGTGGCGCGGCAGAGATTCGGAACCGAAAAGGCTGCCGACCGTCTGGCCGAGGAGGGCAAAGCGGCGCTGGTCACCTACTCGGAGAAGATCGCGCTGCTCACCGACTCGCTCACGATGTGCAAGAACGTCGGCCTCTGCATGGACGTGATCAACCTCGAGAGCGCCTCATCGCTGCTGGCGGCGGCAACCGGCGTGCGGTACACGCCCGACCGGCTCGAGGCGCATTTCGGCGAGGCGGTGGAACGCGACTTGCGGCTGAACCGGCGTTTCGGCGTCACGAAGGCGGACGATACCCTCCCCGATCGATTCCTCTCTGAACCATTGACCGAAGGTCCTACGCGCGGCTCGGTGGTCGATCTGCCCAGGATGCTCGACGAGTACTACCGGCTGCACGAACCATGA
- a CDS encoding amino acid permease, which translates to MTSPGDRLVEREGGLQRQLTRRHMTMIAMGGAIGTGLFLGSGMAVGQAGPAVIVSYVLGVGLCLIMMYALAEMAVVHPTAGSFGVYAEIYLNPWAGFAVRYTYWFAQVVAVGGEVTAAGIYTQFWFPDVSLWIWVVAYSAALILVNLTAVRLFGEVEYWFAMIKVSAILVFVVLGTAYVFTGFGAVAPVGLTNLFNPATGGFVPNGAAGIMKAMLVVMFSFYGIEIIAVTAGEAMDPEREVPRALRSIVIRLGLFYIVAIALVVAIVPWQRAGLAESPFVTVFRSLGVPFAAGLMNFVVLTAALSSMNTNLYLTGRMLFSLARSGFAPAAFGRLSPQGSPRNAILSSTVGLALAAVLAVEFASSAYQWLFGIAIFGGILVWITVLVTLLAFRRTRARQGLPPGRVRMPFYPWLPLVGIAALLLVLVDCFFVGLGIAWVAGGIWLAAVSFAYLAFRARRARRAA; encoded by the coding sequence ATGACGTCACCAGGCGATCGACTGGTCGAGCGCGAGGGCGGTCTTCAGCGGCAACTCACCCGGCGCCACATGACGATGATCGCGATGGGCGGCGCGATTGGCACCGGACTGTTCCTCGGCAGCGGGATGGCCGTCGGACAGGCCGGCCCGGCGGTGATCGTCTCCTACGTGCTGGGTGTCGGGCTCTGCCTGATCATGATGTATGCGCTGGCCGAGATGGCGGTGGTCCATCCGACAGCCGGTTCCTTCGGCGTCTATGCCGAGATCTACCTCAACCCCTGGGCGGGGTTCGCCGTCCGCTACACCTACTGGTTCGCGCAGGTCGTGGCGGTGGGGGGCGAGGTGACGGCCGCCGGCATCTACACGCAGTTCTGGTTCCCTGACGTGTCGCTCTGGATCTGGGTCGTCGCGTACTCGGCCGCACTCATTCTCGTCAATCTGACCGCGGTCCGGCTCTTCGGCGAGGTCGAATACTGGTTCGCGATGATCAAGGTCTCGGCGATCCTCGTCTTCGTCGTGCTCGGGACCGCGTATGTGTTCACCGGGTTCGGTGCGGTCGCGCCCGTCGGGCTCACCAACCTCTTCAATCCGGCGACCGGCGGATTCGTGCCGAATGGGGCTGCGGGGATCATGAAGGCGATGCTCGTCGTCATGTTCTCCTTCTACGGGATCGAGATCATCGCGGTGACCGCAGGCGAGGCGATGGACCCCGAACGCGAGGTGCCGCGCGCGCTCCGGAGCATCGTCATCCGCCTCGGCCTGTTCTACATCGTGGCGATCGCACTCGTGGTGGCGATCGTGCCGTGGCAGCGGGCGGGTCTGGCGGAGAGCCCGTTTGTGACCGTGTTCCGATCGCTCGGGGTGCCCTTCGCCGCCGGGCTCATGAACTTCGTCGTCCTGACAGCCGCTCTGTCGTCGATGAACACCAACCTGTACCTCACGGGCCGGATGTTGTTCTCATTGGCGCGCAGCGGATTCGCACCGGCGGCATTCGGCCGCCTGTCGCCGCAGGGTTCGCCGAGAAACGCGATTCTGTCCTCGACTGTCGGTCTGGCGCTGGCCGCGGTGCTGGCGGTGGAGTTTGCCAGCTCCGCGTATCAGTGGCTGTTCGGCATCGCGATCTTCGGGGGCATCCTGGTGTGGATCACCGTGCTGGTGACGCTGCTGGCGTTCAGGCGAACGCGAGCGAGGCAGGGACTGCCACCCGGCCGGGTCCGCATGCCCTTCTACCCCTGGCTGCCGCTTGTCGGAATTGCCGCGCTCCTGCTGGTCCTGGTGGACTGCTTCTTCGTCGGTCTGGGCATCGCATGGGTGGCAGGCGGCATCTGGCTCGCCGCGGTCTCGTTCGCCTACCTGGCATTCCGAGCGCGACGCGCCCGCCGCGCGGCGTAG
- a CDS encoding methyltransferase, giving the protein MEPFRFHVYACDQQKPEGVPGCAARGSAVMIDALRKEIAARGLVNHVQLTTCGSLGLCERGPNLVIYPDGIWYSGVKPEDVPEIVESHFQQGRPVERLVNRDASALENEIRTNRDKYFAGLRARDAAGVMPDDLMQTIRGFQDSRVVLSAIELDVFSAVGDRATAAQVAKTIGADERATEMLLNALTALCLLVKKDGVFSVTPASKRFLTAGGQNDARAAMMHYIGLWQRWSTLTGAVRSGTGAKADREADWTRWFIAAMHRNASERSRAVVEAVGTTGVARMLDVGGGSGAYSIAFAKASNALHAEVFDLDPVLPLARSYIAEAGVESRVTTRLGDLRRDAFGEDFDLVLLSAICHMLGPDENRDLLKRCFAALRSGGRVVVQDFILDSTKTAPKAAALFSLNMLVGTEAGASYSEDEYRAWMIEAGLRDVSRIRLVGPTGLMIGSRS; this is encoded by the coding sequence ATGGAACCATTTCGCTTTCACGTCTACGCGTGCGACCAGCAGAAGCCGGAAGGCGTACCGGGATGCGCGGCCCGCGGCTCGGCTGTGATGATCGACGCCCTCCGCAAAGAGATCGCGGCTCGCGGTCTCGTCAACCACGTTCAGCTGACCACGTGCGGATCACTTGGGCTGTGCGAGCGCGGTCCGAACCTGGTCATCTACCCCGATGGCATCTGGTACTCCGGCGTGAAGCCGGAAGACGTCCCGGAGATTGTGGAAAGCCATTTCCAGCAGGGCCGCCCCGTGGAGCGGCTCGTCAACCGCGACGCGTCGGCGCTCGAGAACGAGATTCGAACCAATCGCGACAAGTACTTCGCCGGCCTGCGGGCGCGCGATGCCGCCGGCGTCATGCCCGATGACCTGATGCAGACGATCCGCGGCTTCCAGGACAGCCGCGTCGTGCTGAGCGCGATTGAACTCGACGTCTTCTCCGCTGTCGGAGACCGGGCAACCGCCGCGCAGGTCGCGAAGACGATCGGCGCCGATGAACGTGCGACGGAGATGCTCCTCAACGCGCTCACGGCGCTTTGCCTGCTCGTCAAGAAGGACGGGGTGTTCAGTGTAACTCCCGCATCGAAGCGGTTTCTCACCGCCGGCGGGCAGAACGACGCCCGAGCCGCGATGATGCACTACATCGGCCTGTGGCAACGCTGGTCGACGCTGACCGGGGCGGTGCGTTCCGGAACAGGTGCCAAGGCCGATCGCGAAGCCGACTGGACGCGCTGGTTCATTGCCGCCATGCATCGGAACGCGTCGGAACGGTCCCGCGCGGTCGTCGAGGCCGTGGGCACCACCGGCGTCGCGCGCATGCTCGACGTCGGAGGCGGATCGGGCGCGTACTCGATCGCATTCGCGAAGGCGAGCAATGCCCTGCACGCCGAGGTGTTCGATCTCGATCCGGTCCTGCCGCTCGCCCGCAGCTACATCGCCGAAGCCGGTGTGGAATCGCGCGTGACCACCCGCCTCGGCGACCTTCGCCGCGACGCGTTCGGCGAGGACTTCGATTTGGTGCTGCTCTCGGCGATCTGCCACATGCTCGGCCCCGACGAGAACCGCGACCTGCTCAAGCGCTGCTTCGCCGCCCTGCGTAGCGGAGGCCGCGTCGTCGTGCAGGACTTCATTCTCGACTCGACGAAGACGGCACCCAAGGCGGCTGCCCTCTTCTCGCTGAACATGCTCGTCGGAACAGAGGCAGGCGCGAGTTACTCCGAGGATGAGTACCGGGCGTGGATGATCGAAGCGGGCCTCCGGGATGTGAGCCGGATCCGTCTCGTCGGCCCGACAGGTCTGATGATCGGCAGCCGATCCTGA
- a CDS encoding YfhO family protein, translated as MKQVTRFLRGLSVAAVFAIATVIMAGPFCNFSELSSAVYPGDARLGAWVLAWDNHALLHGLPLFQANYYYPTVQSLAYNEHLFGLSLFTLPIFATTGNAVLGFNIVLLVSWFANGLAAYALIYRHVRDRLAAVAGGLIYAFSYYRMLHGHSHAHLVWAFLIPLSLIALERWFIRPTWPRLVTLTAAILCEVLTSWYMAVMVLLANALYFLCLWIGATWGGRRGQANAGAPSRRLLKLAGQSLVAVVATLPIVAYFARPYSALPAVGFGEAARYSANLTALLYPPLNTWMGRWLVSLGDGRPRWIWGETTLYLGAVAVLLAGIGIGVLAIPSIRRRSLPGVTPVVAVFSVALGAVALLLALGPSSAFVEGRGGWYPFDLFARVPSMASFRCPARFTELLLLSMALLGGAGATVLHHRFGWKGRLATILLIPVMLSEWYVVDFPLGKPKPEPIPPVYLYLATLDAHAVVSLPTHRDRREEWTLPADYLLYSTVHWHPIVNGFGRAEPPGYSRVISHMAAFPGPNGTQTFRALGVDYVVLHSARYPDLAAGIIAEALASPDWELVTRSDADYLFHLRPAPIAQGR; from the coding sequence GTGAAGCAGGTGACACGGTTCCTCCGCGGGTTGTCGGTTGCCGCCGTGTTTGCCATTGCCACCGTCATCATGGCAGGGCCGTTCTGTAACTTCTCCGAGCTGAGTTCGGCCGTTTATCCTGGCGACGCGAGACTTGGCGCGTGGGTGCTGGCGTGGGACAATCACGCCCTGCTCCACGGGCTGCCGTTGTTTCAGGCGAACTACTACTACCCGACTGTCCAGAGCCTCGCCTACAACGAGCACCTGTTTGGCCTGTCCCTGTTCACGCTGCCCATCTTTGCCACGACCGGCAACGCCGTGCTCGGATTCAATATCGTGTTGCTGGTGTCGTGGTTCGCCAACGGCCTGGCCGCCTATGCGCTGATCTACCGCCACGTCCGTGACAGACTGGCCGCGGTGGCCGGCGGGCTGATCTACGCATTCTCGTACTACCGGATGCTGCACGGGCATTCCCATGCGCACCTGGTCTGGGCCTTCCTGATTCCGCTCTCGCTCATTGCGCTCGAGCGGTGGTTCATTCGCCCGACATGGCCTCGCCTGGTCACACTGACGGCGGCCATCCTGTGCGAGGTGCTGACTTCCTGGTACATGGCCGTCATGGTTCTGCTGGCGAACGCCCTGTACTTTCTATGCTTGTGGATTGGCGCCACGTGGGGAGGGAGGCGCGGGCAGGCGAACGCCGGGGCTCCCAGCCGGCGCTTGCTGAAGCTGGCAGGCCAGTCCCTGGTGGCCGTCGTCGCGACGCTGCCCATTGTTGCTTACTTCGCCAGACCCTACTCGGCCTTGCCCGCCGTGGGATTCGGAGAGGCAGCCAGGTACTCGGCCAATCTGACGGCGCTGCTGTATCCACCGCTGAACACGTGGATGGGACGTTGGCTGGTCAGCCTCGGGGATGGCCGCCCGCGCTGGATCTGGGGCGAGACGACCCTGTACCTCGGCGCCGTCGCAGTGCTGTTGGCTGGCATCGGCATCGGCGTGCTCGCCATTCCTTCGATCCGGCGACGGAGCCTGCCTGGAGTCACGCCGGTTGTCGCCGTGTTTTCGGTGGCGTTGGGTGCGGTGGCGCTCCTGCTGGCTCTCGGGCCGTCTTCCGCGTTCGTAGAAGGACGCGGAGGTTGGTACCCATTCGATCTATTCGCCAGGGTGCCGTCTATGGCATCGTTCAGGTGCCCAGCCCGCTTTACCGAATTACTCTTGTTGTCGATGGCCTTGCTGGGCGGTGCCGGCGCCACCGTGCTGCACCACAGGTTCGGATGGAAGGGCCGTCTCGCGACCATCCTGCTGATCCCGGTGATGTTGTCGGAATGGTACGTCGTGGATTTCCCGCTGGGCAAACCGAAGCCTGAGCCGATACCGCCCGTCTATCTCTATCTGGCCACGCTCGACGCACATGCAGTCGTGTCGCTTCCTACCCACCGCGACCGGCGCGAAGAGTGGACGCTGCCAGCCGACTATCTCCTGTACTCGACGGTGCACTGGCACCCAATCGTGAATGGGTTCGGCCGCGCGGAGCCCCCGGGGTATTCTCGCGTGATCAGTCACATGGCGGCGTTTCCCGGCCCCAACGGCACGCAGACCTTTCGTGCACTGGGCGTCGACTATGTCGTGCTGCACAGCGCCCGGTATCCTGACCTGGCGGCGGGGATCATTGCTGAGGCGCTGGCAAGCCCCGATTGGGAACTGGTCACCAGATCGGACGCGGACTACCTGTTCCACCTTCGGCCTGCACCCATCGCGCAGGGACGGTGA
- a CDS encoding efflux RND transporter permease subunit — protein sequence MNVAEPFIRRPVATTLLVFSILIFGVMGYRLLPVNDLPTVDFPTIQVNANLPGASPETMAASVATPLEKQFSTIAGVSSISSSNTQGGTNITIQFDLSRSIDAAAQDVQSMIARAQRQLPPGMPSPPSFQKVNPADSPVLFLTLSSSTLPLSQLDRYAQNLLAQRLSMITGVAQVNVFGSQKYAVRVDVDPQQLASRQIGIDQVAQSIASSNVNRPTGTLYGPDRNYVIQAAGQLLNAEGYASIVVAYRNGSAVRLDELAHVYDGVENERNAGWYNGSRTIYLAIQRQPGTNTVEVVERIKALLPQLEQQLPASVQLRVRSDRSVPIRNSVDDVKFTLLLTVCLVVLVIFLFLRNVSATIIPSLALPFSIVGTFAVMYVFGYSLDNLSLMALTLSVGFVVDDAIVMLENIVRHMEMGKPRLQAALDGSKEIAFTIISMTLSLAAVFIPVLFMGGVVGRLMHEFAVTIGAAILVSGLVSLTLTPMLCSRFLKAPHAIRHGRFYNVMERMFDGWLRGYSWSLRQTIRFKGTTMVVLGFVLAGTVYLFTIIPMGFIPSVDTGQLSGQIETAQGLGFEASVARVKDVMNVLAGDDNVAGYTANVFGSGGRLNVDLKPRAERSLDADRVIEALRPKFARIPGIRVFLTNPPAIRIGGMMTRSQYQYTLQDPDTEELYRSAPRFEGALRSIDGIEDVTSDLQIRNPQITVDLDRDRIATLGLTVDQVELALTSAYGSRQVSQIFAPDDQYQVILQVAPRYQRDPAALSMLYVQTAAGKLIPLSTIVSTRQTVGPLSVNHTGQLPSVTLSFNLRPGVALGDAVARVQAVARDTLPATVAGSFQGTAQAFQDSMTGLGWVLALAIFVIYVVLGILYESFIHPLTILSGLPAAGFGALLTLLLFKHDLNIYAFVGVIMLVGLVKKNGIIMIDFAIEARRRDNLSASEAIYEACRVRFRPIMMTTGAALMGTLPIALGWGAGSEARRPLGLAVVGGLIVSQTLTLFVTPIFYIYMERFQTWLDHRKSVKASALPALGVSADGPASGV from the coding sequence ATGAACGTTGCGGAACCCTTCATCCGTCGCCCCGTGGCGACGACGCTGCTGGTCTTTTCGATCCTGATCTTCGGAGTGATGGGCTACCGGCTGCTGCCGGTGAACGATCTGCCGACCGTCGATTTTCCGACGATCCAGGTGAACGCGAATCTGCCGGGTGCCAGTCCCGAGACGATGGCGGCCTCGGTCGCGACGCCACTCGAAAAGCAGTTCTCGACCATTGCGGGCGTCAGTTCCATCAGTTCCAGCAACACGCAAGGCGGCACCAATATCACGATTCAGTTCGACCTGAGCCGGTCGATCGACGCGGCGGCCCAGGACGTCCAGTCGATGATTGCGCGGGCACAGCGACAGCTGCCGCCGGGGATGCCCTCGCCACCGTCGTTCCAGAAGGTCAATCCCGCAGACTCACCGGTGCTGTTCCTGACGCTGAGTTCGTCCACGCTGCCACTCTCGCAGCTCGATCGGTATGCACAGAACCTCCTCGCGCAGCGCCTCTCGATGATCACGGGCGTGGCGCAGGTCAATGTGTTCGGGTCGCAGAAGTATGCCGTGCGCGTCGATGTCGATCCTCAGCAGCTCGCGTCCAGGCAGATCGGCATCGACCAGGTGGCGCAGTCGATTGCCTCGTCGAACGTCAACCGCCCGACCGGGACGCTGTACGGGCCCGACCGCAACTACGTCATCCAGGCCGCAGGACAGCTGCTGAACGCCGAAGGATACGCCTCGATCGTGGTCGCGTATCGGAACGGGAGCGCGGTCCGTCTGGACGAACTGGCGCACGTCTACGACGGCGTCGAGAACGAGCGCAACGCCGGCTGGTACAACGGGTCCCGGACGATTTACCTCGCGATCCAGCGGCAGCCTGGCACCAACACTGTCGAAGTCGTCGAGCGCATCAAGGCGCTGCTTCCTCAACTCGAGCAGCAGCTTCCCGCATCGGTCCAGCTGAGGGTCCGGAGCGATCGGTCGGTGCCGATCCGCAACTCGGTCGACGACGTGAAGTTCACGCTGCTGCTGACCGTGTGCCTCGTCGTCCTCGTCATTTTTCTGTTTCTGCGGAACGTGTCGGCGACGATCATTCCCAGTCTCGCGCTGCCGTTCTCGATCGTCGGCACCTTCGCGGTGATGTACGTCTTCGGCTACAGCCTCGACAATCTGTCGCTGATGGCGCTGACGCTCTCGGTCGGGTTCGTCGTCGACGACGCCATCGTCATGCTGGAGAACATTGTCCGGCACATGGAGATGGGGAAGCCGCGGCTGCAAGCCGCGCTCGACGGCTCGAAGGAGATCGCGTTCACGATCATCTCGATGACGCTCTCGCTGGCCGCCGTCTTCATTCCGGTGCTGTTCATGGGCGGCGTCGTCGGCCGGCTGATGCACGAGTTCGCGGTGACGATCGGTGCGGCCATTCTCGTGTCCGGGCTCGTGTCGCTGACGCTGACGCCGATGCTCTGCAGCCGGTTCCTGAAGGCGCCCCACGCGATTCGGCATGGGCGTTTCTACAACGTGATGGAGCGGATGTTCGACGGGTGGCTGAGGGGCTACTCGTGGTCGCTGCGGCAGACCATCCGATTCAAGGGCACCACCATGGTGGTGCTGGGGTTCGTGCTCGCCGGCACCGTGTATCTGTTCACGATCATCCCGATGGGGTTCATTCCCAGCGTGGACACCGGCCAGCTGAGCGGCCAGATTGAGACCGCGCAGGGACTCGGGTTCGAGGCCAGCGTCGCCCGCGTCAAGGACGTGATGAACGTCCTGGCAGGCGATGACAACGTCGCCGGTTACACCGCGAATGTGTTCGGGTCCGGCGGCCGCCTGAACGTGGACCTCAAGCCTCGCGCCGAGCGATCGCTCGACGCCGACCGGGTGATCGAGGCATTGCGGCCGAAGTTCGCCCGCATCCCGGGCATCAGGGTGTTTCTGACCAATCCGCCGGCGATTCGCATCGGCGGCATGATGACGCGCAGCCAGTATCAGTACACGCTGCAGGATCCGGACACCGAGGAACTGTATCGCTCGGCGCCGCGGTTCGAAGGCGCGCTGCGATCCATCGACGGTATCGAAGACGTGACGTCCGATCTGCAGATCCGCAACCCGCAGATCACCGTCGATCTGGACCGCGACCGGATTGCGACGCTCGGCCTCACGGTGGACCAGGTCGAGTTGGCGCTGACCTCGGCGTACGGATCGCGGCAGGTGTCGCAGATCTTCGCGCCCGACGATCAATACCAGGTCATCCTGCAGGTCGCGCCACGGTATCAGCGCGATCCCGCCGCCTTGTCCATGCTGTACGTGCAGACGGCCGCCGGCAAGCTCATACCGCTCTCGACCATCGTTTCCACGCGTCAGACCGTTGGACCGCTGTCGGTCAACCACACCGGCCAGCTCCCGTCGGTGACACTGTCATTCAATCTACGGCCGGGCGTCGCGCTGGGCGACGCGGTGGCGCGTGTGCAGGCCGTCGCTCGCGACACGCTGCCGGCCACCGTGGCGGGCAGCTTCCAGGGCACGGCGCAGGCGTTTCAGGATTCGATGACCGGCCTGGGGTGGGTACTCGCGCTCGCGATCTTCGTCATCTACGTGGTGCTCGGCATCCTCTACGAGAGCTTCATCCACCCGCTCACCATTTTGTCGGGCCTTCCCGCGGCGGGCTTCGGGGCGCTGCTGACGTTGCTGCTGTTCAAGCACGATCTGAACATCTACGCCTTCGTCGGCGTCATCATGCTGGTGGGGCTGGTGAAGAAGAACGGCATCATCATGATCGACTTCGCGATTGAGGCGCGGCGCCGGGACAACCTGAGCGCCAGCGAGGCCATCTACGAAGCGTGCCGCGTCCGCTTCCGGCCGATCATGATGACCACGGGGGCGGCGCTGATGGGCACCTTGCCGATCGCGCTCGGCTGGGGCGCCGGTTCCGAAGCGCGGCGGCCGCTGGGCCTCGCGGTGGTGGGCGGCCTGATTGTGTCGCAGACGCTGACCCTTTTCGTGACGCCGATCTTTTACATCTACATGGAGCGGTTTCAGACGTGGCTGGATCATCGGAAATCCGTGAAAGCGTCGGCGCTCCCGGCACTCGGCGTCTCCGCCGATGGTCCCGCAAGCGGAGTCTGA
- a CDS encoding efflux RND transporter periplasmic adaptor subunit has translation MFRHSCRVASVVALPLLLAACSSSGSRADGSSAGSQSGRAGGRGAAGPVPVVTARVEQRAVPVTLQVVGTVEAMSSVQIRSQVTGQLSAVHFAEGQEVAIGQPLFSLDSRPFLATVQQAEAVLARDTATLQNARAQQARTETLFKRGLIPRDQNDTQLAGVESSAATVAADKAALEGARLNLQYTDIKSPINGRTGTLGAHVGDLIRANDTTALVVINQLSPVYVTFAVPGRYLTDIRRYQAQKPLPVTTAGPAPSDPIAPAEGDASATPPGTSGSTGEASSPGAPTVSARGVLSFIDNMVDSTTGTIRLKGTFPNSDRQLWPGAFVQVTLQLTTEANALLVPATAVQMSQDGQFIYVVKPDRTVEMRPVRVDRQQGDAVVVAEGLSAGEVVVTDGQLRLTPGASVSERTDANAGRGPGGRPGGTQTTGNGGRQGSR, from the coding sequence ATGTTCAGACACTCCTGCCGCGTTGCGTCGGTCGTTGCTCTGCCGTTGTTGCTGGCCGCGTGTTCGTCTTCCGGCAGCCGCGCCGACGGATCGTCGGCTGGCAGCCAGTCTGGCCGGGCCGGTGGACGTGGAGCTGCCGGCCCTGTGCCCGTCGTCACCGCGCGCGTCGAGCAGCGGGCCGTGCCGGTGACGCTCCAGGTTGTCGGGACGGTCGAGGCGATGTCCAGCGTGCAGATTCGATCCCAGGTGACGGGCCAGTTGAGCGCCGTTCACTTCGCGGAGGGCCAGGAGGTAGCCATCGGCCAGCCGCTCTTCAGTCTCGATTCCCGGCCGTTTCTGGCGACCGTGCAGCAGGCTGAAGCCGTTCTTGCGCGCGACACGGCGACGCTGCAGAACGCGCGGGCCCAACAGGCGCGAACCGAGACGCTGTTCAAGCGCGGGCTGATTCCGCGCGATCAAAACGACACTCAACTCGCCGGCGTCGAGTCCTCGGCTGCCACCGTCGCGGCTGACAAGGCCGCACTCGAAGGTGCGCGGCTGAACCTTCAGTATACGGACATCAAGTCCCCGATCAACGGACGGACCGGAACACTCGGTGCGCACGTTGGAGACCTGATCCGGGCCAACGACACGACGGCGCTCGTCGTCATCAACCAACTGTCGCCCGTCTACGTGACCTTCGCCGTCCCCGGCCGCTACCTGACCGACATCCGTCGCTACCAGGCGCAGAAGCCGCTTCCGGTCACCACGGCCGGGCCCGCGCCATCGGACCCGATCGCGCCGGCCGAGGGTGACGCGAGCGCTACGCCTCCAGGGACTAGCGGCTCAACCGGGGAGGCGTCATCGCCAGGCGCCCCCACGGTCTCTGCCCGGGGCGTCCTCAGTTTCATCGACAACATGGTCGATTCGACGACCGGGACGATCCGTTTGAAGGGGACGTTCCCGAACAGCGATCGCCAGTTGTGGCCGGGCGCGTTCGTGCAGGTGACACTTCAACTGACCACCGAGGCCAACGCGCTGCTCGTGCCCGCAACCGCCGTTCAGATGTCCCAGGACGGCCAGTTCATCTACGTCGTGAAGCCGGATCGCACGGTCGAAATGCGGCCGGTCAGGGTCGACCGGCAGCAGGGTGACGCCGTCGTTGTGGCCGAGGGACTCTCCGCCGGAGAGGTGGTGGTGACCGACGGGCAGCTTCGCCTCACGCCTGGCGCGAGCGTGTCGGAACGGACCGACGCCAACGCGGGCCGCGGGCCGGGAGGCCGCCCGGGCGGAACCCAGACGACCGGCAACGGCGGCCGGCAGGGCAGCCGGTAA